A stretch of Hydractinia symbiolongicarpus strain clone_291-10 chromosome 9, HSymV2.1, whole genome shotgun sequence DNA encodes these proteins:
- the LOC130657913 gene encoding uncharacterized protein LOC130657913 encodes MKKKEQISKAKMLTDDPTPYLARKFRSALSKLKKQNKFTKREYEYLYPSDPIPPRMYGTIKAHKPENNYPMRVVVSTIGTPSYRTSEHLVKIIQPTLNKNKTRLKNSKTFVETSKSWTITPDKVQVSYDLSISTGERSNRLLLIWEDKIYLLQNSGPIGLALMVVVAEAFLQYHERNAISVALQRNPPVAPKSFKRYVDDSHARFKNLEEAKSFQNIMNEQNDNIKYTMEI; translated from the exons ATGAAGAAAAAAGAACAAATCAGCAAAGCCAAAATGTTAACAGATGATCCGACGCCATACCTTGCTCGAAAATTTCGTTCTGCTCTctcaaaacttaaaaaacaaaacaagttcACCAAAAGAGAGTACGAATATCTCTACCCGAGCGACCCAATTCCGCCAAGGATGTATGGTACAATAAAGGCTCACAAGCCAGAAAATAACTACCCAATGAGAGTTGTAGTATCAACGATCGGTACGCCAAGCTATAGGACGTCAGAACATCTTGTCAAGATCATACAACCAactctaaataaaaacaaaacaaggttGAAGAATTCGAAAACTTTTGTCGAAACATCAAAAAGTTGGACGATCACGCCAGACAAAGTACAAGTTTCGTATGATTTATCCATCAGTACCGGTGAAAGAAGCAATAGAT TGTTACTTATATGGGAAGATAAAATCTACCTTCTTCAAAACTCGGGTCCAATTGGCCTAGCTCTTATGGTTGTTGTTGCAGAGGCGTTTCTTCAATATCACGAAAGAAATGCAATTAGTGTTGCCCTCCAACGTAATCCACCTGTTGCACCGAAATCGTTTAAAAGATATGTTGACGACAGCCATGCCAGGTTTAAAAATCTTGAAGAAGCCAAATCGTTTCAAAACATTATGAACGAACaaaatgacaacataaaatacaCAATGGAAATTTAA